A genomic stretch from bacterium includes:
- the truA gene encoding tRNA pseudouridine(38-40) synthase TruA, producing MRNIKIVIEYDGTNFNGWQFQPHHRSVQGELQRAVKQITGEQVTVEGAGRTDTGVHARGQVGNFKIEKEMGLPELIKGLNAVLPDDVRIKSINEADMNFHSRFSAKERRYKYYIAQNPISIGRQYYWYYPHELDFEIMKSACNLLIGQKNFRSFCLSKAEVSHYICEVRKAEWYEKDGVKLFEIHANRFLHNMVRTIVGTFVNLGRERITYDDLVAIMEKEDRRVAGFSAPAEGLCLEEVVY from the coding sequence ATGCGAAACATTAAAATTGTTATCGAATACGATGGCACTAATTTTAACGGATGGCAGTTCCAGCCGCACCATCGTTCCGTACAGGGCGAGCTCCAGCGCGCCGTGAAACAGATTACGGGTGAGCAAGTTACCGTTGAAGGCGCCGGTCGTACCGATACAGGCGTGCATGCGCGGGGTCAGGTTGGAAATTTTAAGATCGAAAAAGAAATGGGACTGCCTGAACTGATAAAGGGACTGAATGCCGTTCTTCCTGACGATGTGCGGATCAAATCAATAAATGAAGCGGACATGAATTTCCATTCGCGATTTTCTGCTAAAGAAAGACGATATAAATACTACATAGCACAAAACCCTATTTCTATTGGACGTCAATATTACTGGTATTATCCGCACGAATTGGATTTTGAGATTATGAAATCGGCATGTAATCTTTTGATCGGTCAAAAAAATTTCCGGTCGTTTTGCTTATCAAAGGCGGAGGTGAGTCATTACATTTGCGAAGTGCGCAAAGCCGAATGGTATGAAAAAGACGGGGTTAAGTTATTCGAGATTCACGCCAATCGGTTTCTGCACAACATGGTTAGAACAATAGTGGGAACTTTCGTTAACTTAGGCCGAGAAAGAATCACCTATGACGATCTCGTAGCCATCATGGAAAAAGAAGACCGCCGCGTTGCCGGATTTTCGGCACCGGCGGAAGGTTTGTGTCTGGAAGAGGTGGTGTATTGA
- a CDS encoding integration host factor subunit beta, with protein MTKAEIVTKVAAAVGLTKIETEAVINGFIVAINDSLKEGNEIEIRGLGSFRIIERQPRLARNPKTGGKVQLPKRRVPQFRPSKDLRKAVNVKK; from the coding sequence CTGACCAAAGCCGAAATAGTCACCAAAGTTGCCGCCGCCGTCGGACTGACGAAGATCGAAACGGAGGCCGTGATCAACGGCTTCATCGTTGCAATTAATGATTCGCTGAAAGAAGGCAACGAGATCGAAATTCGCGGACTTGGCAGTTTTCGCATTATCGAGCGCCAGCCGCGTTTGGCGCGGAACCCAAAAACCGGAGGCAAGGTACAATTGCCCAAACGGCGCGTTCCCCAGTTTCGTCCGTCAAAAGACCTGCGTAAGGCTGTTAATGTAAAAAAATAG
- a CDS encoding ABC transporter substrate-binding protein: MFLNNSYVNLWQFYFSSELPCSHCNLFVRFDYSERRSVLKHQTFYQWIFICTIGLSLIGCGGEKKDSASGDNSKPEYGGTLIYAKNGPPISLDPAATKETESSVIVASIFDGLVEQQAGKAAINPALAKSWNISKDGLTYTFNLRSGVTFHDGTPFNADAVLFSFNRQKDPKHPGYTTRDAFEYWKNFDMDKVVRTIAAVNDSTVEFKLSKPDATFLNLLTINFAAIVSPEAVKKYKNDFYKNPVGTGAFKFSSWNDDGSVVCVAFENFMNGRPYADTLVFKPISDGHQRWLELKAGTVNMMSTPGQADLAEIENTSGVKMAKQHGINVAYLAMNMSKKPFTDLRVRQAIVYAINREHLVKEVYGQLGRAAKNPIPPVLLGYNEEIRFTPYNPEKSKELLKEAGFPNGFKTKLLSLPIVREYMPNGQLTAEFIQKELKAVGIEVEIVSYEWKEVLARRERGEHELALAGWVGDAPDPHFFFFPLLDKVNAKNVGSTNAASYKSEEMHNLIEKGKITFEPVERSNVYKKACEIFNKDLPWFTIAHSVSIVPMRDNVMDFVLHSSSVRKFDKVWLKK; encoded by the coding sequence CTGTTCTTAAATAATTCATATGTGAATCTGTGGCAGTTCTATTTTAGTTCGGAACTACCGTGCTCTCACTGCAACTTATTTGTGCGGTTCGATTATTCAGAAAGGAGAAGCGTCTTGAAACATCAAACATTTTATCAATGGATTTTTATCTGCACGATCGGTTTATCGCTAATCGGCTGCGGGGGAGAAAAAAAAGATTCAGCCTCCGGCGATAATTCCAAACCGGAATACGGCGGCACGTTGATCTACGCGAAGAACGGCCCGCCGATCTCGCTCGATCCTGCCGCAACAAAAGAAACTGAATCGTCGGTCATTGTTGCCAGCATTTTCGATGGGCTCGTAGAACAACAAGCAGGTAAAGCGGCGATAAATCCTGCACTGGCAAAATCATGGAATATTTCAAAGGACGGTTTGACTTACACATTCAATCTCCGATCCGGAGTCACTTTCCATGACGGCACGCCTTTCAACGCCGATGCGGTATTGTTCAGTTTTAACAGGCAAAAAGACCCAAAACATCCCGGATATACTACGCGGGACGCATTTGAATACTGGAAAAATTTCGATATGGATAAAGTGGTGAGAACTATAGCCGCAGTTAACGATTCGACGGTTGAGTTCAAATTAAGCAAACCGGATGCGACCTTTTTGAATTTGCTCACGATCAATTTTGCCGCGATCGTCAGTCCTGAAGCAGTTAAAAAATACAAAAATGATTTTTATAAAAATCCCGTCGGAACGGGCGCATTTAAATTTTCAAGCTGGAATGACGACGGATCGGTGGTATGCGTCGCATTTGAAAATTTCATGAACGGCCGGCCTTATGCAGATACGTTGGTTTTTAAACCCATTTCTGACGGCCATCAGCGGTGGCTGGAATTGAAAGCGGGCACTGTGAATATGATGTCTACGCCGGGACAAGCCGATCTTGCAGAAATTGAAAATACATCCGGCGTCAAAATGGCAAAGCAGCACGGCATCAATGTCGCGTACCTGGCGATGAATATGAGCAAAAAACCTTTTACGGATCTGCGTGTTCGCCAGGCTATCGTTTATGCAATCAATCGTGAACACTTGGTCAAAGAAGTGTACGGCCAACTCGGCCGCGCTGCAAAAAACCCCATTCCGCCGGTGTTACTTGGGTATAACGAAGAGATCCGATTTACGCCATATAATCCGGAGAAATCCAAAGAACTTCTGAAAGAGGCTGGGTTCCCGAATGGCTTTAAAACCAAACTCCTGAGCTTACCTATCGTACGAGAATATATGCCCAACGGACAGCTGACAGCTGAATTCATTCAAAAGGAATTAAAAGCCGTCGGCATTGAAGTGGAAATCGTGTCGTACGAATGGAAAGAAGTTCTTGCCCGGCGGGAGCGTGGTGAACATGAACTCGCGTTAGCCGGCTGGGTCGGCGATGCGCCCGATCCGCATTTCTTTTTCTTCCCGTTATTGGACAAGGTAAATGCAAAAAATGTGGGATCGACTAATGCCGCATCATACAAAAGCGAAGAAATGCACAACCTTATTGAAAAAGGAAAGATTACATTTGAGCCCGTGGAACGAAGCAATGTATACAAAAAAGCATGTGAAATTTTCAATAAAGATCTTCCGTGGTTCACTATAGCCCATTCGGTTTCGATCGTTCCTATGCGTGATAACGTCATGGATTTCGTTCTGCATTCCAGTTCGGTCAGAAAATTTGACAAAGTATGGTTAAAAAAATAA
- a CDS encoding ABC transporter substrate-binding protein has translation MITRKLSFILSACIAVWSLSCGPEKKTNTVSDDAKPEYGGTFIYAKNGPPITLDPALTKETESTVIADNIFDGLVQQRAGKIAIDPCLAKSWDISKDGKIYTFHLRNGVKFHDGTPFTAGSVLFSFDRQGNPKHPFHGKADFDFWRSFNMDNIIKSIKAPDDSTIIFTLTSPDATFLNILSMNFLQIISPEAMKKFGADAYKNPVGTGAFKFVSWSDDGSVVTVANEHYWNGRPYLDTLIFKPFPDARKRWQALKEGAVSMMSVPDQADLAEIQNTAGVKSSQQPGVNVAYLAMNMNKKPFDDLKVRQAIVYAIDREKLVKAVLSQLGRPAKNPIPPNLLGYNEEIRFTPFDPAKAKQLLTEAGFPNGFKSSLWTLPVSREYMPNGKLAAELIQADLKAVGIETEIIIPEFQEYLRRRGNGEHELLISGWVGDVPDPHFFFYPLLDKVSAEQRPSNNAAFYKSQEMHDLIVKGKETFDPVERSNIYKKACEVFNKDLPWFTIAHAVAIVPMRDHVMNFLMHASSVRKFDKVWLKK, from the coding sequence ATGATCACAAGAAAACTTTCATTTATCCTATCGGCTTGCATCGCCGTATGGAGCCTCTCATGCGGACCTGAGAAAAAAACAAATACGGTAAGCGACGACGCTAAACCGGAATACGGAGGAACATTTATTTATGCTAAGAACGGTCCTCCAATCACGCTTGATCCCGCGCTCACGAAAGAAACGGAGTCAACCGTCATCGCGGACAATATTTTTGACGGCTTGGTACAGCAGCGCGCCGGGAAAATCGCAATCGATCCATGCCTTGCAAAATCATGGGATATCTCCAAAGACGGAAAAATATATACATTCCATTTACGAAATGGCGTCAAATTTCATGACGGCACTCCTTTCACGGCAGGCTCCGTTCTGTTCTCGTTCGATCGACAGGGCAACCCCAAACATCCTTTTCACGGCAAGGCCGATTTTGATTTCTGGCGGAGTTTTAATATGGATAATATCATCAAGAGCATTAAAGCGCCGGATGACTCCACAATAATATTTACACTGACAAGCCCGGATGCAACGTTCCTTAATATTCTATCCATGAACTTTCTTCAGATAATCAGTCCGGAGGCAATGAAAAAATTCGGCGCCGATGCGTACAAGAACCCGGTTGGAACCGGCGCATTCAAATTTGTAAGCTGGAGCGATGACGGAAGCGTGGTGACGGTGGCAAATGAGCATTATTGGAACGGCAGACCGTATCTCGATACGCTGATATTCAAGCCCTTTCCCGATGCGCGTAAGCGCTGGCAAGCTCTTAAAGAAGGCGCAGTCAGTATGATGAGCGTCCCGGATCAGGCCGATCTGGCAGAGATACAGAATACCGCTGGAGTAAAATCTTCGCAACAACCCGGGGTCAATGTCGCATACCTTGCGATGAATATGAATAAGAAGCCGTTTGATGATTTGAAAGTTCGCCAGGCGATCGTGTATGCCATCGACCGGGAAAAACTGGTAAAAGCTGTCCTGTCACAACTCGGTCGGCCGGCCAAAAATCCAATCCCTCCAAATCTGCTGGGTTACAATGAAGAAATTCGCTTCACTCCCTTCGATCCTGCAAAGGCTAAACAGCTTCTTACGGAAGCCGGTTTTCCGAACGGGTTCAAGAGTTCGCTCTGGACATTGCCCGTTTCACGCGAATATATGCCTAATGGAAAACTTGCCGCTGAACTTATCCAGGCCGATCTGAAAGCGGTGGGAATTGAAACCGAAATAATCATACCGGAATTTCAGGAATATCTGAGACGTCGCGGCAATGGCGAGCATGAACTGCTTATCTCCGGATGGGTTGGCGATGTTCCCGATCCGCATTTCTTTTTCTATCCATTGCTTGATAAGGTGAGCGCCGAACAACGGCCATCGAATAATGCGGCATTTTACAAAAGCCAGGAAATGCACGACCTGATCGTCAAAGGAAAAGAAACTTTCGATCCGGTGGAGAGAAGCAATATTTACAAGAAGGCTTGTGAGGTTTTTAATAAAGACCTGCCGTGGTTTACGATAGCGCATGCCGTCGCCATCGTTCCGATGCGCGACCACGTGATGAATTTTCTCATGCACGCAAGTTCCGTTAGAAAATTCGACAAAGTCTGGCTTAAAAAATAG
- a CDS encoding Fic family protein: MKYHPLKPHNTLPDLPPKAEVETKAILKKALSASRSLSELKGAITNLPNPLLFVDTIHLQEARASSAIENIITTQDALFQASVADKQIENPATKEVIHYKDALWFGIEQLKKKPLLTTNLFIEIMRIIKENRSGIRNIPGTQLKNPVTGLIIYTPPEGEGIIRDKLKALETFINTENGMDPMIKLALIHYQFEAIHPFFDGNGRTGRIILLLYLKICGLMDLPALYLSSYILKNKNTYYVNLRNVTEKNDWESWILYMLDMIEVTSQKGRERIEETKTLMKSMGGKIQKKLPKIYSKDLLEILFRLPYTKRNFIETAGLGNIKTSGSYLKSLEEKGFLKSVTVGKEKLYLNFQLMEILKKQ, from the coding sequence ATGAAGTATCATCCGTTAAAACCACACAATACATTACCTGATTTGCCCCCGAAGGCAGAGGTTGAAACAAAAGCAATCCTTAAGAAAGCCCTGTCGGCAAGCAGATCACTTTCTGAATTAAAGGGAGCCATCACTAATTTACCTAATCCCCTTTTGTTTGTTGACACTATCCACTTGCAGGAAGCCCGGGCCAGTTCAGCTATTGAAAATATCATTACGACTCAGGACGCGCTTTTTCAAGCCTCCGTCGCAGACAAACAAATTGAAAACCCTGCGACAAAAGAAGTCATTCATTATAAAGACGCTTTATGGTTTGGCATAGAGCAGCTTAAAAAAAAACCGCTCCTGACTACCAATCTTTTCATTGAGATCATGCGGATCATAAAGGAAAACAGGTCTGGCATACGAAATATACCGGGAACACAATTAAAAAACCCGGTTACCGGCCTGATAATTTATACGCCGCCCGAAGGAGAAGGCATTATAAGAGATAAACTAAAAGCGTTGGAAACATTCATTAATACCGAAAACGGTATGGACCCTATGATTAAATTGGCCTTGATTCACTATCAGTTTGAAGCGATTCACCCTTTTTTTGATGGAAATGGAAGAACCGGCAGGATCATTCTTTTGCTCTATCTAAAAATTTGCGGGTTAATGGACTTGCCGGCGCTCTATTTAAGTAGTTATATTTTGAAAAACAAAAATACATATTATGTCAACTTAAGAAATGTAACCGAAAAAAATGATTGGGAAAGCTGGATCCTTTACATGCTTGATATGATAGAGGTGACTTCTCAAAAAGGAAGAGAACGGATTGAGGAAACGAAAACATTAATGAAATCAATGGGCGGCAAGATTCAAAAAAAACTGCCTAAAATATATTCAAAAGATCTTTTGGAAATACTATTTCGGCTGCCCTACACAAAACGAAATTTTATAGAAACCGCAGGGCTGGGTAATATCAAAACCTCGGGATCTTATTTAAAAAGTTTGGAAGAAAAAGGATTTCTTAAAAGTGTAACCGTAGGCAAAGAAAAACTTTATTTAAACTTTCAGCTGATGGAGATACTAAAAAAACAGTAG
- a CDS encoding ABC transporter substrate-binding protein → MNPMRLHRIVVVISLCGLVISSCGKSEKISDDANLKPKYGGTLVYTKNSPPVTLDPALTTETESTIPCDNIFDPLVQLQLGKTGIAPALAKTWDISKDGLVYTFHLRTGVTFHDGTPFTAKAVLFSFNRQRDPKHPFHQGGDKFEYWKNFSMNEMIKDIKAVNDSTVQFTLSSANATFLYILSMQFTAIVSPDGMKKYGTQFYAHPIGTGAFHFVSWQSDDNLILAANTEYWDGRPYLDTLIFKAVNKSEERVSRLLSGEYDMIESPTPEKISEIENNKNLKVFKQPGVNIAYMAMNMNKKPFSDERVRKAIVYAVNREKLVEQVYGEFGRPAKNPIPPMLLGYNEEIRFTPYDPEKAKQLLAEAGFPDGFKTKLWYMPIAREYMPDGKRTAELIEADLKAVGIEAEISTYPWHEYLEKLYRGEHEMAIMGWIADIPDPDNFFYPLLDKTVAEIVPSNNIAFYKGEDMHQLLLQGKLATDLVARSKIYRDACAVFNRDLPWFTIAHSVVIVPMQSYVMNFQPYASYARKFNTVWLNR, encoded by the coding sequence ATGAATCCCATGCGTCTACACCGAATCGTTGTTGTAATAAGTTTATGCGGCTTGGTAATCAGTTCATGCGGAAAATCCGAAAAGATTTCCGATGATGCTAATTTAAAACCCAAATACGGCGGCACGCTCGTTTACACCAAGAACAGCCCGCCCGTAACGCTCGATCCAGCGCTTACCACAGAAACGGAATCCACGATTCCCTGCGATAATATTTTCGATCCATTGGTACAGCTCCAGCTCGGCAAAACGGGCATTGCGCCGGCGCTCGCAAAAACTTGGGATATTTCCAAAGATGGACTGGTCTACACCTTTCATTTGCGCACGGGCGTTACATTTCACGACGGCACGCCATTCACCGCCAAAGCGGTTCTCTTCAGTTTCAACCGTCAGCGCGATCCGAAACACCCCTTCCATCAGGGCGGCGACAAATTCGAGTACTGGAAAAACTTCTCGATGAATGAAATGATCAAAGATATTAAGGCGGTGAACGATTCAACAGTACAGTTCACGCTATCCAGCGCCAACGCAACTTTTCTGTATATTCTCAGCATGCAGTTCACCGCTATCGTGAGCCCTGACGGTATGAAAAAATACGGCACTCAGTTCTATGCCCACCCGATCGGAACCGGCGCGTTTCATTTTGTATCGTGGCAGAGCGATGATAATCTGATACTCGCGGCAAATACGGAATACTGGGACGGGAGGCCGTATCTTGATACCTTGATATTCAAAGCGGTTAATAAATCGGAAGAACGGGTTTCCAGATTGCTTTCAGGTGAATACGACATGATCGAATCGCCGACGCCGGAAAAGATCTCCGAGATCGAAAACAATAAGAACCTCAAAGTTTTCAAACAGCCCGGCGTCAACATTGCCTACATGGCGATGAATATGAACAAAAAACCTTTTTCGGACGAACGCGTGCGCAAAGCGATCGTGTATGCGGTTAACCGCGAGAAACTCGTGGAACAAGTGTATGGAGAATTCGGGCGTCCCGCGAAAAATCCTATTCCGCCGATGTTATTAGGATATAATGAAGAAATTCGTTTCACACCGTACGATCCTGAAAAAGCAAAACAATTACTCGCAGAGGCAGGCTTTCCCGACGGTTTTAAAACGAAGCTTTGGTATATGCCCATCGCGCGGGAATATATGCCTGACGGTAAAAGAACGGCTGAACTCATCGAAGCAGATCTGAAAGCGGTTGGCATCGAAGCTGAAATTTCAACCTATCCATGGCACGAATATCTTGAAAAACTTTACCGCGGCGAACATGAGATGGCGATCATGGGCTGGATTGCCGACATTCCCGATCCGGATAATTTTTTCTACCCGCTGCTGGACAAAACGGTCGCGGAAATCGTTCCGTCCAACAACATTGCCTTTTATAAAGGTGAGGATATGCATCAGCTTTTGCTCCAGGGCAAGTTAGCCACGGATTTGGTTGCACGCAGTAAGATCTATAGAGACGCTTGCGCCGTATTCAACCGTGATCTTCCGTGGTTCACGATCGCGCATTCCGTCGTGATCGTTCCGATGCAATCGTACGTAATGAATTTTCAGCCGTATGCAAGTTACGCGCGTAAATTTAATACCGTTTGGCTAAACAGATAG
- the sppA gene encoding signal peptide peptidase SppA: MKNKSTVILLAFFVFCFVSMLLFMVFKFIKPDVSFGRKIALIELEGTIVDSRDIVRQFKKYRDDSSVEAIVFRIESPGGGITPSQEIFDMVKKTRASGKPVIVSMGSVAASGGYYVACPADTIVANPGTITGSIGVIIQYPNVDKLLEKVGVKFTTIKSGQFKDALSPYRDMTKAEENYLQNFVMNAYSQFVVAVSTERGLDTAYVREYADGRVYTGEQAKELKFVDVLGTYDDAIMIAAAKVGIPGTPEVVKEKKYKPSFFDILFDDDAASKIESVISLPEFKSYPVVSYKYGF; encoded by the coding sequence ATGAAAAATAAGTCGACGGTTATACTTTTAGCGTTTTTCGTTTTTTGCTTTGTTTCCATGCTCCTGTTTATGGTATTCAAATTTATTAAACCGGATGTTAGTTTTGGACGAAAGATTGCGTTGATCGAATTAGAAGGCACGATCGTGGATTCACGCGACATTGTGCGCCAATTCAAAAAATACCGTGACGACAGTTCCGTGGAAGCTATTGTATTTAGAATTGAAAGTCCAGGCGGGGGCATAACGCCGTCGCAGGAAATTTTTGATATGGTCAAGAAAACGCGCGCATCGGGAAAACCCGTCATCGTTTCTATGGGAAGTGTCGCGGCGTCCGGCGGATATTATGTAGCTTGTCCGGCGGATACCATAGTTGCGAATCCGGGAACAATCACCGGCAGTATCGGCGTGATTATTCAGTATCCGAATGTGGATAAACTACTGGAAAAAGTAGGCGTGAAATTCACCACCATCAAAAGCGGACAATTCAAGGATGCCTTGAGCCCGTACCGCGACATGACGAAGGCCGAAGAAAATTATTTGCAAAATTTTGTGATGAATGCATATAGCCAATTTGTGGTCGCGGTTTCAACTGAAAGAGGTCTGGATACCGCCTACGTGCGTGAATATGCCGACGGCAGGGTCTATACGGGCGAGCAAGCGAAAGAGCTTAAGTTCGTCGATGTGCTCGGAACTTACGACGACGCCATTATGATCGCAGCCGCTAAAGTAGGTATTCCCGGTACTCCGGAAGTGGTCAAGGAAAAAAAATACAAACCGTCATTTTTTGATATCCTGTTTGACGATGATGCCGCGTCTAAAATCGAATCGGTGATCTCCTTACCGGAATTTAAAAGTTACCCGGTCGTGAGCTACAAATACGGATTTTAA